A stretch of the uncultured Desulfobacter sp. genome encodes the following:
- the rplN gene encoding 50S ribosomal protein L14, whose translation MIQSETRLTVADNSGAKELYCIKVLGGSKRRYATIGDVIVVSVKEAIPNSKVSKGDVVQAVIVRTKKEISRPDGSSIRFDDNSAVVINKNNEPVGTRIFGPVARELRARRFMKIISLAPDVL comes from the coding sequence ATGATTCAAAGTGAAACCAGACTGACAGTCGCTGACAATTCAGGCGCCAAAGAACTGTACTGCATAAAAGTTCTTGGTGGCTCTAAAAGAAGATACGCCACCATCGGAGATGTGATTGTTGTTTCCGTAAAAGAGGCTATTCCCAATTCAAAGGTCAGCAAGGGAGATGTTGTTCAAGCAGTTATTGTCAGAACTAAAAAAGAGATCTCCCGTCCCGACGGATCATCTATCCGTTTTGATGATAATTCCGCTGTTGTGATTAATAAGAATAACGAACCGGTGGGAACCCGTATTTTCGGACCGGTTGCAAGAGAGCTTCGGGCAAGACGTTTTATGAAGATTATCTCTCTTGCACCTGACGTACTTTGA
- the rplX gene encoding 50S ribosomal protein L24, producing MRIKKDDKVKVLTGKDKGKIGKVLKVVKKTNRIVVENINVVKVHQRPSQENPQGGIVEKAMPMDVSNLMLMCNSCVKPTRIGIKQLEDGKRVRVCKKCSQQIDS from the coding sequence ATAAGAATAAAAAAAGACGATAAAGTTAAGGTGTTGACCGGCAAGGACAAAGGTAAAATTGGCAAGGTGCTTAAAGTTGTCAAAAAGACGAACCGGATTGTTGTTGAAAATATCAACGTGGTCAAAGTTCATCAGCGTCCTTCCCAGGAAAACCCCCAGGGAGGCATCGTTGAAAAAGCCATGCCTATGGATGTATCCAACCTTATGCTGATGTGCAATTCCTGTGTCAAACCGACCCGTATTGGAATCAAGCAGCTTGAGGATGGAAAACGGGTAAGAGTCTGTAAAAAATGCAGTCAGCAGATAGACTCATAA
- the rplE gene encoding 50S ribosomal protein L5: MTTLKEKYTNEVVPALKDEFKYTNQCQVPKLEKIVLNMGLGEAVRNPKIVETAAQELGLIAGQKAVITRAKKPIANFKLRADLPIGCKVTLRREKMYDFLDRLINIALPRVRDFRGISGKAFDGRGNYSLGITEHIIFPEIDYDKTDAIKGLNVTVVTTAQTDEEGKSFLKLMGMPFKN; encoded by the coding sequence ATGACTACGCTTAAGGAAAAGTATACCAACGAAGTAGTTCCCGCACTGAAAGACGAGTTCAAATACACAAATCAGTGCCAGGTGCCGAAGTTGGAGAAAATTGTACTGAATATGGGGCTTGGCGAGGCAGTCAGAAACCCGAAAATTGTTGAAACAGCAGCCCAGGAGCTTGGATTGATTGCAGGACAAAAAGCTGTAATCACCCGGGCAAAGAAACCGATCGCAAATTTTAAATTGCGTGCGGATCTTCCTATTGGCTGCAAAGTTACGCTTAGACGGGAAAAAATGTATGACTTTCTTGACCGACTAATTAACATCGCTCTTCCCCGTGTAAGGGATTTTAGAGGTATTTCAGGTAAAGCATTCGATGGCCGGGGCAATTACAGCTTAGGTATTACTGAACATATTATTTTTCCTGAAATAGACTATGATAAGACTGATGCTATCAAGGGCCTCAATGTAACGGTTGTCACCACAGCCCAAACTGACGAAGAGGGGAAATCGTTTCTTAAGTTAATGGGAATGCCCTTTAAAAACTAA
- a CDS encoding type Z 30S ribosomal protein S14, producing the protein MAKKALIAKAQRKPKFGVRAYNRCPLCGRPRAFIRKAGICRICFRTLASQGKLPGVTKSSW; encoded by the coding sequence TTGGCTAAAAAAGCTTTAATCGCAAAGGCACAAAGAAAACCCAAATTTGGTGTACGGGCCTACAACAGGTGCCCCTTATGCGGTAGACCACGTGCATTTATTAGAAAAGCTGGTATTTGCAGAATCTGTTTTAGAACGCTTGCCTCACAGGGTAAATTGCCCGGCGTAACCAAGTCTTCTTGGTAA